One region of Triticum aestivum cultivar Chinese Spring chromosome 6B, IWGSC CS RefSeq v2.1, whole genome shotgun sequence genomic DNA includes:
- the LOC123139720 gene encoding FT-interacting protein 3-like: MAKAEKLVVEVVAAHNLMPKDGQGSSSAYVEVEFEHQKRRTRPRPRELNPLWNERLVFPVADPDDLPYRAIDVGVYNDRAAAASGNSPHGRNFLGKVRVPAAGVPAPGEPVVPQLFTLEKRSLFSHIRGEITLKIYRAGAGAGEMVAKGKQEKPAKAVVTGPEVVAAPPVNGGKKHQQQQQHRHQRQQPVVAARPHQPAQQPQQPMDVMPQPQPAAMKPVMLADHYPVPAMFPGGPADFSLKETRPHLGGGLTADKANATYDLVEQMQYLYVRVVRARGVATPGEAVAEVKLGNYRGVTPPAAAHQWDQVFAFSKETIQSSFVEVFVRARGSDDQVGRICFDLSEVPRRAPPDSTLAPQWYAMEDRKGERGSVEVMVAVWYGTQADEAFAEAWHSKAAGVQGHGPLGSIKSKVYVAPKLWYLRVSVIEAQDLLPMDKGPMAMGRYPELFVRAQIGSQMLRTRASPIMANRGPTSPFWNEDLMFVVAEPFEEFLVVSLEDHVSPGRDDILGRLVVPVTAIERRWDEKLVVSRWFGLDRGNGGGNVAANNPNNRFGSRVHLRLSLDGGYHVLDEATAYSSDLRPTAKQLWYPHVGVLELGVLGATGLIPMKGRADGRGATADSYCVAKYGQKWIRTRTVVDSVCPRWNEQYTWEVFDPCTVITVGVFDNCHVDKPAASGNNNTTVAVRDNCIGKVRIRLSTLETDRVYTHAYPLLMLHPSGVKKMGELHLAVRFCSSNAGNMYHAYARPMLPKMHYVEPLLVRQVESLRFQATSVVAARLGRTEPPLGKEVVEYMLDHRSHLWSMRRSKANFFRLVSVLSGVMAVGRWFELVRSWHYPVHSCVAVFTFLVFVLMPELILPTAFLVMAFTGLWRYRVRPRHPPHMDMRLSHADAATGDELDEEFDTFPSSRGDVVRFRYDRLRSVAGRVQTVVGDIATQGERMQAVLSWRDPRATMLFSVACVAAAVIAYAVPMKLLVGLWGLYAMRPPRFRSRMPSPLMNFFRRLPSKADILL, translated from the coding sequence ATGGCCAAGGCGGAGAAgctggtggtggaggtggtggcggcgcacAACCTGATGCCCAAGGACGGGCAGGGCTCCTCGTCGGCCTACGTGGAGGTGGAGTTCGAGCACCAGAAGCGCCGCACCCGGCCGCGCCCCCGGGAGCTCAACCCCCTCTGGAACGAGCGCCTCGTCTTCCCCGTCGCCGACCCCGACGACCTCCCCTACCGCGCCATCGACGTCGGCGTCTACaacgaccgcgccgccgccgcctccgggaATAGCCCCCACGGCCGCAACTTCCTCGGCAAGGTCCGCGTCCCGGCCGCCGGCGTGCCCGCGCCAGGGGAGCCGGTTGTGCCGCAGCTCTTCACGCTCGAGAAGCGGAGCTTGTTCTCGCATATCCGCGGTGAGATCACGCTCAAGATTTACCGCGCCGGCGCCGGGGCCGGCGAGATGGTCGCCAAGGGCAAGCAGGAGAAGCCCGCCAAGGCGGTGGTGACTGGCCCCGAGGTCGTCGCCGCGCCGCCTGTGAATGGCGGCAAgaagcaccagcagcagcagcagcaccggcACCAGCGCCAGCAGCCGGTTGTGGCCGCGCGGCCGCATCAGCCGGCGCAGCAGCCGCAGCAGCCCATGGACGTCATGCCGCAGCCCCAGCCGGCGGCCATGAAGCCGGTCATGCTCGCCGACCACTACCCCGTCCCGGCCATGTTCCCCGGCGGGCCCGCGGACTTCTCCCTCAAGGAGACGCGGCCACAcctcggcggcggcctgacggccgACAAGGCGAACGCCACCTACGACCTGGTCGAGCAGATGCAGTACCTGTACGTGCGCGTGGTGCGCGCGCGCGGCGTGGCCACGCCCGGCGAGGCCGTCGCGGAGGTCAAGCTCGGGAACTACCGCGGCgtcacgccgccggccgccgcgcaccAGTGGGACCAGGTCTTCGCCTTCTCCAAGGAGACCATCCAGTCCTCCTTCGTCGAGGTGTTCGTGCGCGCCCGCGGCAGCGACGACCAGGTCGGCCGCATCTGCTTCGACCTCTCCGAGGtgccccgccgcgcgccgcccgacAGCACGCTGGCGCCGCAGTGGTACGCCATGGAGGACCGCAAGGGCGAGCGCGGCAGCGTGGAGGTGATGGTCGCCGTGTGGTACGGCACCCAGGCCGACGAGGCCTTCGCCGAGGCGTGGCACTCCAAGGCCGCCGGCGTCCAGGGCCACGGCCCCCTGGGATCCATCAAGTCCAAGGTCTACGTCGCCCCCAAGCTCTGGTACCTCCGCGTGTCCGTCATCGAGGCGCAGGACCTGCTTCCCATGGACAAGGGGCCCATGGCGATGGGCCGGTACCCGGAGCTCTTCGTGCGCGCGCAGATCGGGAGCCAGATGCTGCGCACACGTGCGTCACCGATCATGGCGAACCGGGGGCCGACGAGCCCGTTCTGGAACGAAGACCTCATGTTTGTGGTTGCCGAGCCATTCGAGGAGTTCTTGGTGGTGTCTCTGGAGGATCATGTGTCGCCGGGCAGGGACGACATCCTCGGCCGCCTCGTCGTCCCGGTGACTGCCATTGAGAGGCGCTGGGATGAGAAGCTTGTTGTCTCCAGGTGGTTCGGGCTGGACCGCGGCAACGGCGGCGGCAATGTCGCCGCCAACAATCCGAACAACAGGTTCGGGAGCCGGGTGCATCTCCGGCTAAGCCTCGACGGCGGCTACCATGTTCTGGATGAGGCAACGGCGTACAGCAGTGACCTCCGGCCGACGGCGAAGCAGCTGTGGTACCCGCACGTCGGGGTGCTCGAGCTCGGCGTTCTCGGTGCCACCGGACTGATACCGATGAAGGGCCGGGCCGAtggcaggggcgcgacggcggactCGTACTGCGTCGCGAAGTATGGGCAGAAGTGGATCCGCACGCGCACCGTCGTCGACTCGGTGTGCCCCCGCTGGAACGAGCAGTACACCTGGGAGGTGTTCGACCCCTGCACCGTCATCACCGTCGGCGTGTTCGACAACTGCCATGTCGACAAGCCGGCGGCGTCAGGGAACAACAACACCACGGTGGCTGTCCGTGACAACTGCATCGGCAAGGTCCGCATCAGGCTCTCGACATTGGAGACCGACAGGGTGTACACTCATGCCTACCCTCTGCTCATGCTGCATCCCTCCGGCGTTAAGAAGATGGGGGAGCTCCACCTGGCCGTGCGCTTCTGCTCTAGCAATGCCGGCAACATGTACCATGCCTACGCCCGCCCGATGCTCCCCAAGATGCACTACGTGGAGCCGCTGCTGGTGCGGCAGGTCGAGAGCCTGCGGTTCCAGGCCACGAGCGTCGTCGCCGCCCGGCTCGGCCGCACCGAGCCGCCGCTCGGCAAGGAGGTCGTGGAGTACATGTTGGACCACCGCTCGCACCTGTGGAGCATGCGGCGCAGCAAGGCCAACTTCTTCCGCCTCGTCTCCGTGCTCTCCGGCGTGATGGCGGTCGGGCGGTGGTTCGAGCTGGTGCGCTCCTGGCACTACCCGGTGCACTCGTGCGTCGCCGTGTTCACGTTCCTGGTGTTCGTCCTGATGCCGGAGCTGATCCTGCCGACGGCGTTCCTGGTGATGGCCTTCACCGGGCTGTGGCGGTACCGCGTGCGGCCGAGGCACCCGCCGCACATGGACATGCGGCTGTCCCACGCGGACGCGGCCACCGGCGACGAGCTGGACGAGGAGTTCGACACGTTCCCGTCGAGCCGCGGCGACGTGGTGCGCTTCAGGTACGACCGGCTCCGCAGCGTGGCCGGGAGGGTGCAGACGGTGGTGGGCGACATCGCGACGCAGGGCGAGCGGATGCAGGCGGTGCTCAGCTGGCGCGACCCGAGGGCGACGATGCTCTTCTCCGTCGCCTGCGTGGCTGCCGCGGTCATCGCCTACGCCGTGCCGATGAAGCTGCTGGTCGGGCTGTGGGGCCTCTACGCCATGCGCCCGCCGAGGTTCCGCAGCCGGATGCCGTCCCCGCTCATGAACTTCTTCCGGAGGCTGCCGTCCAAGGCCGATATCCTGCTATGA